Proteins from one Rhinopithecus roxellana isolate Shanxi Qingling chromosome 20, ASM756505v1, whole genome shotgun sequence genomic window:
- the POLR3E gene encoding DNA-directed RNA polymerase III subunit RPC5 isoform X3, with translation MLLHSTGELHLTPLHGILQLRPSFSYLDKADAKHREREAANEAGDSSQDEAEDDVKQITVRFSRPESEQARQRRVQSYEFLQKKHAEEPWVHLHYYGLRDSRSEHERQYLLCPGSSGVENTELVKSPSEYLMMLMPPSQEEEKDKPVAPSNVLSMAQLRTLPLADQIKILMKNVKVMPFANLMSLLGPSIDSVAVLRGIQKVAMLVQGNWVVKSDILYPKDSSSPHSGVPADVLCRGRDFVMWKFTQSRWVVRKEVATVTKLCAEDVKDFLEHMAVVRINKGWEFILPYDGEFIKKHPDVVQRQHMLWTGIQAKLEKVYNLVKETMPKKPDAQSGPAGLVSGDQRIQVAKTKAQQNHALLERELQRRKEQLRAPAVPPGVRIKEEPVSEEGEEDDEQEAEEEEPMDTSPSGLHSKLANGLPPGRAAGTDSFNGHPPPGCASTPVARELRAFVEATFQRQFVLTLSELKRLFNLHLASLPPGHTLFSGISDRMLQDTVLAAGCKQILVPFPPQTAASPDEQKVFALWESGDMSDQHRQVLLEIFSKNYRVRRNMIQSRLTQECGEDLSKQEVDKVLKDCCVSYGGMWYLKGTVQS, from the exons ATGCTGCTGCACTCTACAG GTGAGCTCCACCTGACACCTTTACATGGCATCCTGCAGCTGCGGCCCAGCTTCTCCTACCTGGATAAGGCTGACGCCAAGCACCGGGAGAGGGAGGCAGCCAACGAGG CAGGGGACTCTTCACAGGATGAGGCAGAAGACGATGTTAAGCAGATCACG GTGCGGTTCTCCCGGCCCGAGTCAGAGCAGGCCCGCCAGCGCCGTGTGCAGTCCTACGAGTTCCTGCAGAAGAAGCATGCGGAGGAGCCCTGGGTCCATCTGCATTACTATGGCCTGAGG GACAGTCGCTCTGAGCATGAGCGCCAGTACCTGCTGTGCCCCGGCTCGAGTGGAGTGGAGAACACGGAGCTCGTCAAGTCACCCAG TGAGTACCTGATGATGCTGATGCCGCCCagccaggaggaggagaa AGACAAGCCTGTGGCCCCCAGCAACGTCCTGTCCATGGCCCAGTTGCGCACGCTGCCCCTGGCTGATCAGATCAAGATCCTGATGAAGAATG tGAAGGTCATGCCTTTTGCCAACTTGATGAGCCTCCTGGGCCCCTCCATTGATTCCGTGGCTGTTCTGCGGGGCATCCAGAAGGTGGCGATGTTGGTCCAAGGGAACTGGGTGGTGAAGAG TGACATCCTATACCCCAAGGACTCGTCCAGCCCTCACAGCGGCGTGCCTGCCGACGTGCTCTGCAGGGGCCGGGACTTCGTT ATGTGGAAGTTCACGCAGAGCCGCTGGGTGGTTAGGAAAGAGGTGGCAACGGTGACCAAA CTCTGCGCTGAGGACGTGAAGGACTTCCTGGAGCACATGGCTGTGGTGAGGATCAACAAAGGCTGGGAGTTCATTCTGCCTTACGACGGGGAGTTCATCAAGAAGCACCCAGATGTGGTCCAGCGGCAGCACATGCTGTGGACGGGTATCCAGGCCAA ACTGGAAAAAGTCTATAATCTTGTAAAGGAAACCATGCCAAAGAAGCCGGATGCACAGTCAG GGCCTGCTGGGCTGGTCTCTGGGGACCAGCGGATCCAAGTAGCCAAAACCAAGGCCCAGCAGAACCACGCGTTGCTGGAGCGGGAGCTGCAGCGGCGGAAGGAGCAGttgcgggcgcctgcagtcccgcCCGGTGTGCGGATCAAGGAAGAGCCGGTGAGTGAGGAGGGCGAGGAGGACGACGAgcaggaggcggaggaggaggagcccaTGGACACTTCCCCCAGCGGCCTCCACAGCAAGCTGGCCAACGGGCTGCCTCCCGGGCGGGCTGCAGGCACGGACAGCTTCAATGGGCACCCGCCCCCGGGCTGCGCCAGCACCCCTGTGGCTCGGGAACTGAGGGCCTTCGTGGAGGCCACCTTTCAGAGACAGTTTGTGCTCACGCTGAGCGAACTCAAGCGCCTCTTCAACCTGCACTTGGCCAGCCTGCCCCCCGGCCACACACTCTTCAGCGGCATCTCGGACCGCATGCTGCAGGACACGGTGCTGGCCGCTGGTTGCAAGCAGATACTGGTGCCT TTTCCCCCACAGACTGCTGCTTCCCCGGATGAGCAGAAGGTGTTTGCCCTCTGGGAGTCTGGAGACATGAGTGATCAG CATCGACAGGTTTTGCTTgaaattttttccaaaaattaccGGGTACGCCGAAACATGATCCAGTCTCGGTTGACTCAAGAGTGTGGAGAAGATCTCAGTAAACAGGAGGTGGATAAAGTACTAAAG GACTGCTGTGTAAGCTATGGTGGCATGTGGTACCTTAAAGGGACAGTACAGTCTTGA
- the POLR3E gene encoding DNA-directed RNA polymerase III subunit RPC5 isoform X1 — protein MANEEDDPVVQEIDVYLAKSLAEKLYLFQYPVRPASMTYDDIPHLSAKIKPKQQKVELEMAIDTLNPNYCRSKGEQIALNVDGACADETSTYSSKLMDKQTFCSSQTTSNTSRYAAALYRQGELHLTPLHGILQLRPSFSYLDKADAKHREREAANEAGDSSQDEAEDDVKQITVRFSRPESEQARQRRVQSYEFLQKKHAEEPWVHLHYYGLRDSRSEHERQYLLCPGSSGVENTELVKSPSEYLMMLMPPSQEEEKDKPVAPSNVLSMAQLRTLPLADQIKILMKNVKVMPFANLMSLLGPSIDSVAVLRGIQKVAMLVQGNWVVKSDILYPKDSSSPHSGVPADVLCRGRDFVMWKFTQSRWVVRKEVATVTKLCAEDVKDFLEHMAVVRINKGWEFILPYDGEFIKKHPDVVQRQHMLWTGIQAKLEKVYNLVKETMPKKPDAQSGPAGLVSGDQRIQVAKTKAQQNHALLERELQRRKEQLRAPAVPPGVRIKEEPVSEEGEEDDEQEAEEEEPMDTSPSGLHSKLANGLPPGRAAGTDSFNGHPPPGCASTPVARELRAFVEATFQRQFVLTLSELKRLFNLHLASLPPGHTLFSGISDRMLQDTVLAAGCKQILVPFPPQTAASPDEQKVFALWESGDMSDQHRQVLLEIFSKNYRVRRNMIQSRLTQECGEDLSKQEVDKVLKDCCVSYGGMWYLKGTVQS, from the exons taCCCTGTGCGTCCAGCCTCGATGACCTACGATGACATTCCGCACCTCTCAGCCAAGATCAAGCCCAAGCAGCAGAAG GTAGAGCTTGAGATGGCCATCGACACGCTGAACCCCAACTACTGCCGCAGCAAAGGAGAGCAGATCGCGCTGAACGTGGATGGGGCCTGCGCCGACGAGACCAGCACGTATTCCTC GAAGCTGATGGACAAACAAACCTTCTGCTCTTCCCAGACCACCAGTAACACATCCCGTTATGCTGCTGCACTCTACAGGCAAG GTGAGCTCCACCTGACACCTTTACATGGCATCCTGCAGCTGCGGCCCAGCTTCTCCTACCTGGATAAGGCTGACGCCAAGCACCGGGAGAGGGAGGCAGCCAACGAGG CAGGGGACTCTTCACAGGATGAGGCAGAAGACGATGTTAAGCAGATCACG GTGCGGTTCTCCCGGCCCGAGTCAGAGCAGGCCCGCCAGCGCCGTGTGCAGTCCTACGAGTTCCTGCAGAAGAAGCATGCGGAGGAGCCCTGGGTCCATCTGCATTACTATGGCCTGAGG GACAGTCGCTCTGAGCATGAGCGCCAGTACCTGCTGTGCCCCGGCTCGAGTGGAGTGGAGAACACGGAGCTCGTCAAGTCACCCAG TGAGTACCTGATGATGCTGATGCCGCCCagccaggaggaggagaa AGACAAGCCTGTGGCCCCCAGCAACGTCCTGTCCATGGCCCAGTTGCGCACGCTGCCCCTGGCTGATCAGATCAAGATCCTGATGAAGAATG tGAAGGTCATGCCTTTTGCCAACTTGATGAGCCTCCTGGGCCCCTCCATTGATTCCGTGGCTGTTCTGCGGGGCATCCAGAAGGTGGCGATGTTGGTCCAAGGGAACTGGGTGGTGAAGAG TGACATCCTATACCCCAAGGACTCGTCCAGCCCTCACAGCGGCGTGCCTGCCGACGTGCTCTGCAGGGGCCGGGACTTCGTT ATGTGGAAGTTCACGCAGAGCCGCTGGGTGGTTAGGAAAGAGGTGGCAACGGTGACCAAA CTCTGCGCTGAGGACGTGAAGGACTTCCTGGAGCACATGGCTGTGGTGAGGATCAACAAAGGCTGGGAGTTCATTCTGCCTTACGACGGGGAGTTCATCAAGAAGCACCCAGATGTGGTCCAGCGGCAGCACATGCTGTGGACGGGTATCCAGGCCAA ACTGGAAAAAGTCTATAATCTTGTAAAGGAAACCATGCCAAAGAAGCCGGATGCACAGTCAG GGCCTGCTGGGCTGGTCTCTGGGGACCAGCGGATCCAAGTAGCCAAAACCAAGGCCCAGCAGAACCACGCGTTGCTGGAGCGGGAGCTGCAGCGGCGGAAGGAGCAGttgcgggcgcctgcagtcccgcCCGGTGTGCGGATCAAGGAAGAGCCGGTGAGTGAGGAGGGCGAGGAGGACGACGAgcaggaggcggaggaggaggagcccaTGGACACTTCCCCCAGCGGCCTCCACAGCAAGCTGGCCAACGGGCTGCCTCCCGGGCGGGCTGCAGGCACGGACAGCTTCAATGGGCACCCGCCCCCGGGCTGCGCCAGCACCCCTGTGGCTCGGGAACTGAGGGCCTTCGTGGAGGCCACCTTTCAGAGACAGTTTGTGCTCACGCTGAGCGAACTCAAGCGCCTCTTCAACCTGCACTTGGCCAGCCTGCCCCCCGGCCACACACTCTTCAGCGGCATCTCGGACCGCATGCTGCAGGACACGGTGCTGGCCGCTGGTTGCAAGCAGATACTGGTGCCT TTTCCCCCACAGACTGCTGCTTCCCCGGATGAGCAGAAGGTGTTTGCCCTCTGGGAGTCTGGAGACATGAGTGATCAG CATCGACAGGTTTTGCTTgaaattttttccaaaaattaccGGGTACGCCGAAACATGATCCAGTCTCGGTTGACTCAAGAGTGTGGAGAAGATCTCAGTAAACAGGAGGTGGATAAAGTACTAAAG GACTGCTGTGTAAGCTATGGTGGCATGTGGTACCTTAAAGGGACAGTACAGTCTTGA
- the CDR2 gene encoding cerebellar degeneration-related protein 2 isoform X2: protein MYTTNQEQLQEIEYLTKQVELLRQMNEQHAKVYEQLDITARELEETNQKLVADSKASQQKILSLTETIECLQTNIDHLQSQVEELKSSGPGRRSQGKCDQEKPAPSFACLKELYDLRQHFVYDHVFAEKITSLQSQPSPDEEENEHLKKTVTMLQAQLSLERQKRVTMEEEYGLVLKENSELEQQLGATGAYRARALELEAEVAEMRQMLQSEHPFVNGVEKLVPDSLFVPFKEPSQSLLEEMFLTVPEPHRKPLKRSSSETILSSLAGSDIVKGHEETCIRRAKAVKQRGISLLHEVDTQYSALKVKYEELLKKCQQEQDSLSHKAVQTSRAPAKDLTGVNAQSEPVASSWELASVNPEPVSSPTTPPEYKALFKEIFSCIKKTKQEIDEQRTKYRSLSSHS from the exons TATCTGACCAAGCAAGTGGAGCTTCTTCGGCAGATGAACGAACAACATGCAAAGGTTTATGAACAATTAGACATCACAGCAAGGGAACTGGAAGAAACAAATCAAAAATTAGTTGCTGACAGCAAGGCCTCACAGCAAAAGATTCTGAG CCTGACTGAAACGATTGAATGCCTGCAAACCAACATTGATCACCTGCAGAGCCAAGTGGAGGAGCTGAAGTCATCTGGCCCAGGGAGAAGGAGCCAAGGGAAGTGTGACCAGGAGAAACCGGCACCCAGCTTTGCATGTCTGAAGGAGCTGTATGATCTCCGCCA ACACTTCGTGTATGATCATGTGTTCGCTGAGAAGATCACTTCCTTGCAAAGTCAGCCAAGCCCTGATGAAGAGGAAAATGAGCACTTGAAAAAAACGGTGACAATGTTGCAGGCCCAGCTGAGCCTGGAGCGGCAGAAGCGGGTGACTATGGAGGAGGAATATGGGCTCGTGTTAAAGGAGAACAGTGAACTGGAGCAGCAGCTGGGGGCCACGGGTGCCTACCGAGCACGGGCGCTGGaactagaggctgaggtggcagagaTGCGACAGATGTTGCAGTCAGAGCATCCATTTGTGAATGGGGTCGAGAAGCTGGTGCCAGACTCTCTGTTTGTTCCTTTCAAAGAACCCAGCCAGAGCCTGCTGGAAGAGATGTTCCTGACTGTGCCGGAACCACATAGAAAGCCTCTCAAGCGCAGCAGCAGTGAGACGATCCTCAGCAGCCTGGCAGGGAGTGACATCGTGAAGGGCCATGAGGAGACCTGCATCAGGAGGGCCAAGGCTGTGAAACAGAGGGGCATCTCCCTTCTGCACGAAGTGGACACACAGTACAGTGCCCTGAAGGTGAAGTATGAAGAGCTGCTGAAGAAGTGCCAACAGGAACAGGACTCCCTGTCACACAAGGCCGTGCAGACCTCCAGGGCTCCGGCCAAGGACCTGACTGGAGTGAACGCCCAGTCTGAGCCTGTTGCCAGCAGCTGGGAACTGGCCTCTGTCAACCCAGAGCCCGTCAGTTCACCTACAACACCTCCAGAATACAAAGCGTTGTTTAAGGAGATCTTTAGTTGCATCAAGAAAACTAAGCAGGAAATAGATGAACAGAGAACAAAATACCGATCACTCTCCTCTCATTCTTAA
- the POLR3E gene encoding DNA-directed RNA polymerase III subunit RPC5 isoform X2 codes for MANEEDDPVVQEIDVYLAKSLAEKLYLFQYPVRPASMTYDDIPHLSAKIKPKQQKVELEMAIDTLNPNYCRSKGEQIALNVDGACADETSTYSSKLMDKQTFCSSQTTSNTSRYAAALYRQGELHLTPLHGILQLRPSFSYLDKADAKHREREAANEGDSSQDEAEDDVKQITVRFSRPESEQARQRRVQSYEFLQKKHAEEPWVHLHYYGLRDSRSEHERQYLLCPGSSGVENTELVKSPSEYLMMLMPPSQEEEKDKPVAPSNVLSMAQLRTLPLADQIKILMKNVKVMPFANLMSLLGPSIDSVAVLRGIQKVAMLVQGNWVVKSDILYPKDSSSPHSGVPADVLCRGRDFVMWKFTQSRWVVRKEVATVTKLCAEDVKDFLEHMAVVRINKGWEFILPYDGEFIKKHPDVVQRQHMLWTGIQAKLEKVYNLVKETMPKKPDAQSGPAGLVSGDQRIQVAKTKAQQNHALLERELQRRKEQLRAPAVPPGVRIKEEPVSEEGEEDDEQEAEEEEPMDTSPSGLHSKLANGLPPGRAAGTDSFNGHPPPGCASTPVARELRAFVEATFQRQFVLTLSELKRLFNLHLASLPPGHTLFSGISDRMLQDTVLAAGCKQILVPFPPQTAASPDEQKVFALWESGDMSDQHRQVLLEIFSKNYRVRRNMIQSRLTQECGEDLSKQEVDKVLKDCCVSYGGMWYLKGTVQS; via the exons taCCCTGTGCGTCCAGCCTCGATGACCTACGATGACATTCCGCACCTCTCAGCCAAGATCAAGCCCAAGCAGCAGAAG GTAGAGCTTGAGATGGCCATCGACACGCTGAACCCCAACTACTGCCGCAGCAAAGGAGAGCAGATCGCGCTGAACGTGGATGGGGCCTGCGCCGACGAGACCAGCACGTATTCCTC GAAGCTGATGGACAAACAAACCTTCTGCTCTTCCCAGACCACCAGTAACACATCCCGTTATGCTGCTGCACTCTACAGGCAAG GTGAGCTCCACCTGACACCTTTACATGGCATCCTGCAGCTGCGGCCCAGCTTCTCCTACCTGGATAAGGCTGACGCCAAGCACCGGGAGAGGGAGGCAGCCAACGAGG GGGACTCTTCACAGGATGAGGCAGAAGACGATGTTAAGCAGATCACG GTGCGGTTCTCCCGGCCCGAGTCAGAGCAGGCCCGCCAGCGCCGTGTGCAGTCCTACGAGTTCCTGCAGAAGAAGCATGCGGAGGAGCCCTGGGTCCATCTGCATTACTATGGCCTGAGG GACAGTCGCTCTGAGCATGAGCGCCAGTACCTGCTGTGCCCCGGCTCGAGTGGAGTGGAGAACACGGAGCTCGTCAAGTCACCCAG TGAGTACCTGATGATGCTGATGCCGCCCagccaggaggaggagaa AGACAAGCCTGTGGCCCCCAGCAACGTCCTGTCCATGGCCCAGTTGCGCACGCTGCCCCTGGCTGATCAGATCAAGATCCTGATGAAGAATG tGAAGGTCATGCCTTTTGCCAACTTGATGAGCCTCCTGGGCCCCTCCATTGATTCCGTGGCTGTTCTGCGGGGCATCCAGAAGGTGGCGATGTTGGTCCAAGGGAACTGGGTGGTGAAGAG TGACATCCTATACCCCAAGGACTCGTCCAGCCCTCACAGCGGCGTGCCTGCCGACGTGCTCTGCAGGGGCCGGGACTTCGTT ATGTGGAAGTTCACGCAGAGCCGCTGGGTGGTTAGGAAAGAGGTGGCAACGGTGACCAAA CTCTGCGCTGAGGACGTGAAGGACTTCCTGGAGCACATGGCTGTGGTGAGGATCAACAAAGGCTGGGAGTTCATTCTGCCTTACGACGGGGAGTTCATCAAGAAGCACCCAGATGTGGTCCAGCGGCAGCACATGCTGTGGACGGGTATCCAGGCCAA ACTGGAAAAAGTCTATAATCTTGTAAAGGAAACCATGCCAAAGAAGCCGGATGCACAGTCAG GGCCTGCTGGGCTGGTCTCTGGGGACCAGCGGATCCAAGTAGCCAAAACCAAGGCCCAGCAGAACCACGCGTTGCTGGAGCGGGAGCTGCAGCGGCGGAAGGAGCAGttgcgggcgcctgcagtcccgcCCGGTGTGCGGATCAAGGAAGAGCCGGTGAGTGAGGAGGGCGAGGAGGACGACGAgcaggaggcggaggaggaggagcccaTGGACACTTCCCCCAGCGGCCTCCACAGCAAGCTGGCCAACGGGCTGCCTCCCGGGCGGGCTGCAGGCACGGACAGCTTCAATGGGCACCCGCCCCCGGGCTGCGCCAGCACCCCTGTGGCTCGGGAACTGAGGGCCTTCGTGGAGGCCACCTTTCAGAGACAGTTTGTGCTCACGCTGAGCGAACTCAAGCGCCTCTTCAACCTGCACTTGGCCAGCCTGCCCCCCGGCCACACACTCTTCAGCGGCATCTCGGACCGCATGCTGCAGGACACGGTGCTGGCCGCTGGTTGCAAGCAGATACTGGTGCCT TTTCCCCCACAGACTGCTGCTTCCCCGGATGAGCAGAAGGTGTTTGCCCTCTGGGAGTCTGGAGACATGAGTGATCAG CATCGACAGGTTTTGCTTgaaattttttccaaaaattaccGGGTACGCCGAAACATGATCCAGTCTCGGTTGACTCAAGAGTGTGGAGAAGATCTCAGTAAACAGGAGGTGGATAAAGTACTAAAG GACTGCTGTGTAAGCTATGGTGGCATGTGGTACCTTAAAGGGACAGTACAGTCTTGA